Proteins encoded by one window of Conger conger chromosome 1, fConCon1.1, whole genome shotgun sequence:
- the LOC133133246 gene encoding filamin-A-interacting protein 1-like isoform X3: protein MKSRNSEAENPTNGQLDASQPSNGEEDGGNLQGLKKKAKPQKEKDGENGISETEKRSQKLCTTSHQKRGFMDLSRMELLRFLGIMEGEVQAREDIIHMLKSQRTRPEALEAHYGSAVPEKALRALHRDGLMIHSQSFGDDVYEAPMAELDRLEDKHRETYRRMLEQLLLAEKCHRRTVHELDGEKRKHTDYMNKSDDFTNLLEQERERLKRLLEQEKAYQTRKDKEHSKHLEKVREELVKLKSFALMLVDERQLYLDQIDQHSQRIQDLAKQLQEKEQKLSAVTCKAKEDSQRILKLEVDLECKAAKFAQGHEEMTTKLGGQESQNRQMRLKLASMTRRIEELEESNQTLQRSEDELQALREKISKGECGNSSLMTELETLRKRVLEMEGKDEEIIKTESQCRELRKRLQDEESHCIELKLEVEKLQKKMIELEKLEGAFSISKSECTQLQTSLEKERGLVKELVSELDLVKNHVKELETSESRLEKAELGLKDDLAKLKSFTVIMVDERKKMAERIREEEKKGDSLNRMFKTEQCKVMEVTEKLIEESKKLLKLKAEMEAKVTSLVKEKEELKSKFRSEEEKCKDLSLRVSLMKTRTDHLEEAEREWSRMKRELEKLTEEDNRIKELMLEIERLKNRLKQLEVVEGDLMKTEDEYDLLEKKFRTEQDKANVLSQQLEEMRSQIARNKAIEKGEAVSQEAELRQRCKMEEAKMRDLQAEVQALKEKIHELMYKEDQLSQLQVDYSILQQRFIEEEKKKTNMSHEVLNLTKELEVTKRYSRAMRPSTNGRRMVDVPLASTGVQTDIVACDVTEDTPAVFIRKSFQEENHIMSNLRLKGLKKPVERPSVLDRYPPAANEFNMRKTWMPWMKKKEGSLESSHSNAQSPRTGTMPTSQRQGQPLHIRVTSDHGSSTATLEITSPSSEDFFSNATIIPTLGQQKPRITIVPKPTKAGESVVDLERAKSPVTITTISRAKSPETSKSDRPLSPISIVTVSTSAIADVSSSQAMQDMTMGRSVFKVTPEKQTVPTPKKFSNTSIITTTEDNKIHIHLGPQFKRPLESGCSPPTITVRPLAVTTESKDVATARNRCTTPTDRCHSHPHVERTCCTSCESSSKMKLLHEQASTFSGTCTPWQFLSWPVHRPWEYSSHVFNCLVFMFYMNEKTESPYIDISPPPPPPNGLVK, encoded by the exons ATGAAGTCCCGGAACAGCGAGGCAGAGAACCCGACCAATGGTCAGCTTGATGCCTCTCAACCATCCAATGGTGAAGAAGATGGTGGGAACCTTCAGGGCTTGAAGAAGAAAGCTAAACCCCAGAAGGAAAAAGATGGAGAGAATGGTATCTCTGAAACGGAGAAAAGATCCCAGAAACTCTGCACGACCAGTCATCAAAAGAGGGGATTCATGGATCTTTCTCGGATGGAGCTGCTCAGATTCCTGGGGATAATGGAGGGAGAGGTTCAG GCCCGGGAGGATATTATCCACATGCTGAAGTCACAGCGCACACGTCCAGAGGCCCTGGAGGCTCACTATGGCTCAGCTGTACCGGAAAAGGCTCTCAGAGCACTGCATCGGGACGGACTGATGATCCACTCCCAGTCTTTCGGGGATGACGTCTACGAGGCGCCCATGGCAGAG CTGGACCGGCTGGAGGACAAGCACCGGGAGACATATCGTCGCATGCTGGAGCAGCTCCTGTTGGCGGAGAAGTGCCACCGCCGCACCGTCCATGAGCTCGATGGTGAAAAGCGCAAGCACACTGACTACATGAACAAGAGCGATGACTTCACCAACCTGCTGGAGCAGGAGCGGGAGAG ATTAAAGAGACTATTGGAGCAGGAGAAAGCATACCAGACCCGCAAAGACAAGGAACACAGCAAGCATCTGGAGAAGGTTCGAGAAGAGCTGGTGAAGCTGAAGTCCTTTGCCCTGATGCTAGTGGACGAACGGCAGCTGTATCTTGATCAGATAGACCAACATAGCCAGAGGATCCAAGATCTTGCTAAGCAGCTACAGGAGAAGGAGCAGAAGCTAAGTGCTGTCACCTGCAAAGCCAAAGAGGATAGCCAGAGGATCCTGAAGCTGGAAGTGGACCTGGAGTGCAAGGCGGCTAAGTTTGCCCAAGGCCACGAGGAGATGACCACCAAGTTGGGTGGCCAGGAATCCCAGAACCGGCAGATGAGACTCAAGCTTGCCAGCATGACACGCAGGATTGAAGAGCTGGAGGAGAGCAACCAGACCTTACAGAGGTCTGAAGATGAGCTCCAGGCGCTGAGGGAGAAGATTAGCAAGGGGGAGTGTGGCAACTCCAGCCTTATGACAGAGCTGGAGACCCTGCGCAAGAGGGTGCTGGAGATGGAGGGCAAGGATGAGGAGATCATAAAGACTGAGTCCCAGTGCAGAGAGTTGAGGAAGAGGCTACAGGATGAGGAGAGCCACTGCATAGAGCTGAAGCTAGAGGTGGAAAAGCTCCAGAAGAAGATGATAGAGCTGGAGAAGCTTGAGGGAGCCTTTAGCATCAGCAAGTCTGAGTGCACCCAGCTGCAAACCAgcctggagaaggagaggggccTTGTGAAAGAGCTTGTCTCTGAACTGGATTTGGTGAAGAACCATGTGAAGGAACTGGAGACCTCAGAGTCACGGCTAGAGAAAGCAGAGCTGGGCCTGAAAGATGACCTTGCCAAGCTGAAGTCATTCACGGTGATAATGGTGGATGAGAGAAAGAAGATGGCAGAGAGGATCAGGGAGGAGGAAAAGAAGGGTGATAGCCTGAACAGGATGTTCAAGACGGAACAATGCAAGGTCATGGAGGTGACAGAGAAGCTTATTGAGGAGAGCAAAAAGCTGCTCAAGCTGAAAGCGGAGATGGAGGCTAAGGTGACCTCCCTTGTTAAAGAGAAGGAGGAGCTGAAAAGCAAGTTTCGGagtgaggaagagaaatgcaAGGACCTGAGTTTGAGAGTCAGCCTGATGAAGACTAGAACTGATCATCtagaggaggcagagagggaatgGAGCAGGATGAAGAGGGAACTGGAGAAACTCACAGAAGAAGACAACAGAATCAAGGAGTTGATGCTAGAAATCGAAAGGCTGAAGAACCGCCTCAAGCAATTGGAAGTGGTGGAGGGAGACCTGATGAAGACAGAGGATGAGTATGACCTGCTGGAGAAGAAGTTCAGGACAGAGCAGGACAAGGCTAATGTCCTCTCCCAGCAGCTAGAAGAGATGAGGAGCCAGATTGCTAGGAATAAGGCTATAGAGAAGGGGGAGGCAGTGAGCCAGGAGGCGGAGCTTCGGCAGCGGTGCAAGATGGAGGAAGCAAAGATGAGGGACCTACAGGCTGAAGTCCAGGCACTCAAGGAGAAGATACACGAGCTAATGTACAAAGAGGACCAGCTCTCACAACTGCAGGTGGACTACTCTATACTTCAGCAGAGGTTCattgaggaggagaagaagaagacgaaCATGAGCCATGAGGTCCTCAATCTCACAAAAGAGCTGGAGGTTACCAAACGCTATAGCCGTGCCATGAGGCCTAGCACTAATGGACGGAGAATGGTGGATGTCCCCTTGGCATCCACTGGGGTACAGACAGACATCGTGGCCTGTGATGTAACTGAGGACACCCCTGCAGTGTTTATCAGGAAATCTTTCCAGGAGGAGAACCACATCATGAGCAACCTACGACTAAAGGGCCTTAAGAAGCCAGTGGAGAGGCCATCTGTGCTGGACCGCTACCCTCCTGCTGCTAATGAGTTCAACATGAGGAAGACATGGATGCCCTGGATGAAGAAAAAGGAGGGCAGTTTGGAGTCATCACACTCCAATGCGCAATCCCCACGGACTGGGACAATGCCCACATCTCAGAGGCAAGGGCAGCCCCTGCATATCCGAGTGACCTCAGATCACGGGTCCAGCACGGCCACCTTGGAGATCACCAGTCCCTCCTCTGAGGATTTCTTCTCTAATGCTACCATCATCCCCACATTGGGGCAGCAGAAACCACGCATAACCATCGTCCCAAAGCCCACCAAAGCCGGTGAGAGTGTGGTTGATCTGGAGAGGGCTAAGTCACCTGTCACCATAACAACTATATCCAGGGCCAAATCTCCAGAGACCTCCAAGTCTGATAGGCCTTTGTCACCCATCTCCATTGTGACAGTCAGTACATCTGCTATAGCAGATGTTTCTAGCTCCCAAGCAATGCAGGACATGACCATGGGGCGGTCTGTGTTCAAGGTGACCCCTGAGAAGCAGACAGTGCCCACACCCAAGAAGTTCTCCAATACCAGCATTATCACCACCACAGAGGATAACAAGATCCATATTCACCTAGGACCACAATTCAAGCGGCCCCTGGAGAGTGGCTGTAGCCCCCCCACCATCACTGTCAGGCCTCTTGCTGTTACAACAGAGAGCAAGGATGTTGCCACAG CCAGGAACAGATGCACCACCCCCACGGACCGCTGTCACTCACATCCCCATGTCGAAAG
- the LOC133133246 gene encoding filamin-A-interacting protein 1-like isoform X10: MKSRNSEAENPTNGQLDASQPSNGEEDGGNLQGLKKKAKPQKEKDGENGISETEKRSQKLCTTSHQKRGFMDLSRMELLRFLGIMEGEVQAREDIIHMLKSQRTRPEALEAHYGSAVPEKALRALHRDGLMIHSQSFGDDVYEAPMAELDRLEDKHRETYRRMLEQLLLAEKCHRRTVHELDGEKRKHTDYMNKSDDFTNLLEQERERLKRLLEQEKAYQTRKDKEHSKHLEKVREELVKLKSFALMLVDERQLYLDQIDQHSQRIQDLAKQLQEKEQKLSAVTCKAKEDSQRILKLEVDLECKAAKFAQGHEEMTTKLGGQESQNRQMRLKLASMTRRIEELEESNQTLQRSEDELQALREKISKGECGNSSLMTELETLRKRVLEMEGKDEEIIKTESQCRELRKRLQDEESHCIELKLEVEKLQKKMIELEKLEGAFSISKSECTQLQTSLEKERGLVKELVSELDLVKNHVKELETSESRLEKAELGLKDDLAKLKSFTVIMVDERKKMAERIREEEKKGDSLNRMFKTEQCKVMEVTEKLIEESKKLLKLKAEMEAKVTSLVKEKEELKSKFRSEEEKCKDLSLRVSLMKTRTDHLEEAEREWSRMKRELEKLTEEDNRIKELMLEIERLKNRLKQLEVVEGDLMKTEDEYDLLEKKFRTEQDKANVLSQQLEEMRSQIARNKAIEKGEAVSQEAELRQRCKMEEAKMRDLQAEVQALKEKIHELMYKEDQLSQLQVDYSILQQRFIEEEKKKTNMSHEVLNLTKELEVTKRYSRAMRPSTNGRRMVDVPLASTGVQTDIVACDVTEDTPAVFIRKSFQEENHIMSNLRLKGLKKPVERPSVLDRYPPAANEFNMRKTWMPWMKKKEGSLESSHSNAQSPRTGTMPTSQRQGQPLHIRVTSDHGSSTATLEITSPSSEDFFSNATIIPTLGQQKPRITIVPKPTKAGESVVDLERAKSPVTITTISRAKSPETSKSDRPLSPISIVTVSTSAIADVSSSQAMQDMTMGRSVFKVTPEKQTVPTPKKFSNTSIITTTEDNKIHIHLGPQFKRPLESGCSPPTITVRPLAVTTESKDVATARNRCTTPTDRCHSHPHVERSCWC, from the exons ATGAAGTCCCGGAACAGCGAGGCAGAGAACCCGACCAATGGTCAGCTTGATGCCTCTCAACCATCCAATGGTGAAGAAGATGGTGGGAACCTTCAGGGCTTGAAGAAGAAAGCTAAACCCCAGAAGGAAAAAGATGGAGAGAATGGTATCTCTGAAACGGAGAAAAGATCCCAGAAACTCTGCACGACCAGTCATCAAAAGAGGGGATTCATGGATCTTTCTCGGATGGAGCTGCTCAGATTCCTGGGGATAATGGAGGGAGAGGTTCAG GCCCGGGAGGATATTATCCACATGCTGAAGTCACAGCGCACACGTCCAGAGGCCCTGGAGGCTCACTATGGCTCAGCTGTACCGGAAAAGGCTCTCAGAGCACTGCATCGGGACGGACTGATGATCCACTCCCAGTCTTTCGGGGATGACGTCTACGAGGCGCCCATGGCAGAG CTGGACCGGCTGGAGGACAAGCACCGGGAGACATATCGTCGCATGCTGGAGCAGCTCCTGTTGGCGGAGAAGTGCCACCGCCGCACCGTCCATGAGCTCGATGGTGAAAAGCGCAAGCACACTGACTACATGAACAAGAGCGATGACTTCACCAACCTGCTGGAGCAGGAGCGGGAGAG ATTAAAGAGACTATTGGAGCAGGAGAAAGCATACCAGACCCGCAAAGACAAGGAACACAGCAAGCATCTGGAGAAGGTTCGAGAAGAGCTGGTGAAGCTGAAGTCCTTTGCCCTGATGCTAGTGGACGAACGGCAGCTGTATCTTGATCAGATAGACCAACATAGCCAGAGGATCCAAGATCTTGCTAAGCAGCTACAGGAGAAGGAGCAGAAGCTAAGTGCTGTCACCTGCAAAGCCAAAGAGGATAGCCAGAGGATCCTGAAGCTGGAAGTGGACCTGGAGTGCAAGGCGGCTAAGTTTGCCCAAGGCCACGAGGAGATGACCACCAAGTTGGGTGGCCAGGAATCCCAGAACCGGCAGATGAGACTCAAGCTTGCCAGCATGACACGCAGGATTGAAGAGCTGGAGGAGAGCAACCAGACCTTACAGAGGTCTGAAGATGAGCTCCAGGCGCTGAGGGAGAAGATTAGCAAGGGGGAGTGTGGCAACTCCAGCCTTATGACAGAGCTGGAGACCCTGCGCAAGAGGGTGCTGGAGATGGAGGGCAAGGATGAGGAGATCATAAAGACTGAGTCCCAGTGCAGAGAGTTGAGGAAGAGGCTACAGGATGAGGAGAGCCACTGCATAGAGCTGAAGCTAGAGGTGGAAAAGCTCCAGAAGAAGATGATAGAGCTGGAGAAGCTTGAGGGAGCCTTTAGCATCAGCAAGTCTGAGTGCACCCAGCTGCAAACCAgcctggagaaggagaggggccTTGTGAAAGAGCTTGTCTCTGAACTGGATTTGGTGAAGAACCATGTGAAGGAACTGGAGACCTCAGAGTCACGGCTAGAGAAAGCAGAGCTGGGCCTGAAAGATGACCTTGCCAAGCTGAAGTCATTCACGGTGATAATGGTGGATGAGAGAAAGAAGATGGCAGAGAGGATCAGGGAGGAGGAAAAGAAGGGTGATAGCCTGAACAGGATGTTCAAGACGGAACAATGCAAGGTCATGGAGGTGACAGAGAAGCTTATTGAGGAGAGCAAAAAGCTGCTCAAGCTGAAAGCGGAGATGGAGGCTAAGGTGACCTCCCTTGTTAAAGAGAAGGAGGAGCTGAAAAGCAAGTTTCGGagtgaggaagagaaatgcaAGGACCTGAGTTTGAGAGTCAGCCTGATGAAGACTAGAACTGATCATCtagaggaggcagagagggaatgGAGCAGGATGAAGAGGGAACTGGAGAAACTCACAGAAGAAGACAACAGAATCAAGGAGTTGATGCTAGAAATCGAAAGGCTGAAGAACCGCCTCAAGCAATTGGAAGTGGTGGAGGGAGACCTGATGAAGACAGAGGATGAGTATGACCTGCTGGAGAAGAAGTTCAGGACAGAGCAGGACAAGGCTAATGTCCTCTCCCAGCAGCTAGAAGAGATGAGGAGCCAGATTGCTAGGAATAAGGCTATAGAGAAGGGGGAGGCAGTGAGCCAGGAGGCGGAGCTTCGGCAGCGGTGCAAGATGGAGGAAGCAAAGATGAGGGACCTACAGGCTGAAGTCCAGGCACTCAAGGAGAAGATACACGAGCTAATGTACAAAGAGGACCAGCTCTCACAACTGCAGGTGGACTACTCTATACTTCAGCAGAGGTTCattgaggaggagaagaagaagacgaaCATGAGCCATGAGGTCCTCAATCTCACAAAAGAGCTGGAGGTTACCAAACGCTATAGCCGTGCCATGAGGCCTAGCACTAATGGACGGAGAATGGTGGATGTCCCCTTGGCATCCACTGGGGTACAGACAGACATCGTGGCCTGTGATGTAACTGAGGACACCCCTGCAGTGTTTATCAGGAAATCTTTCCAGGAGGAGAACCACATCATGAGCAACCTACGACTAAAGGGCCTTAAGAAGCCAGTGGAGAGGCCATCTGTGCTGGACCGCTACCCTCCTGCTGCTAATGAGTTCAACATGAGGAAGACATGGATGCCCTGGATGAAGAAAAAGGAGGGCAGTTTGGAGTCATCACACTCCAATGCGCAATCCCCACGGACTGGGACAATGCCCACATCTCAGAGGCAAGGGCAGCCCCTGCATATCCGAGTGACCTCAGATCACGGGTCCAGCACGGCCACCTTGGAGATCACCAGTCCCTCCTCTGAGGATTTCTTCTCTAATGCTACCATCATCCCCACATTGGGGCAGCAGAAACCACGCATAACCATCGTCCCAAAGCCCACCAAAGCCGGTGAGAGTGTGGTTGATCTGGAGAGGGCTAAGTCACCTGTCACCATAACAACTATATCCAGGGCCAAATCTCCAGAGACCTCCAAGTCTGATAGGCCTTTGTCACCCATCTCCATTGTGACAGTCAGTACATCTGCTATAGCAGATGTTTCTAGCTCCCAAGCAATGCAGGACATGACCATGGGGCGGTCTGTGTTCAAGGTGACCCCTGAGAAGCAGACAGTGCCCACACCCAAGAAGTTCTCCAATACCAGCATTATCACCACCACAGAGGATAACAAGATCCATATTCACCTAGGACCACAATTCAAGCGGCCCCTGGAGAGTGGCTGTAGCCCCCCCACCATCACTGTCAGGCCTCTTGCTGTTACAACAGAGAGCAAGGATGTTGCCACAG CCAGGAACAGATGCACCACCCCCACGGACCGCTGTCACTCACATCCCCATGTCGAAAG
- the LOC133133246 gene encoding filamin-A-interacting protein 1-like isoform X6, translating to MKSRNSEAENPTNGQLDASQPSNGEEDGGNLQGLKKKAKPQKEKDGENGISETEKRSQKLCTTSHQKRGFMDLSRMELLRFLGIMEGEVQAREDIIHMLKSQRTRPEALEAHYGSAVPEKALRALHRDGLMIHSQSFGDDVYEAPMAELDRLEDKHRETYRRMLEQLLLAEKCHRRTVHELDGEKRKHTDYMNKSDDFTNLLEQERERLKRLLEQEKAYQTRKDKEHSKHLEKVREELVKLKSFALMLVDERQLYLDQIDQHSQRIQDLAKQLQEKEQKLSAVTCKAKEDSQRILKLEVDLECKAAKFAQGHEEMTTKLGGQESQNRQMRLKLASMTRRIEELEESNQTLQRSEDELQALREKISKGECGNSSLMTELETLRKRVLEMEGKDEEIIKTESQCRELRKRLQDEESHCIELKLEVEKLQKKMIELEKLEGAFSISKSECTQLQTSLEKERGLVKELVSELDLVKNHVKELETSESRLEKAELGLKDDLAKLKSFTVIMVDERKKMAERIREEEKKGDSLNRMFKTEQCKVMEVTEKLIEESKKLLKLKAEMEAKVTSLVKEKEELKSKFRSEEEKCKDLSLRVSLMKTRTDHLEEAEREWSRMKRELEKLTEEDNRIKELMLEIERLKNRLKQLEVVEGDLMKTEDEYDLLEKKFRTEQDKANVLSQQLEEMRSQIARNKAIEKGEAVSQEAELRQRCKMEEAKMRDLQAEVQALKEKIHELMYKEDQLSQLQVDYSILQQRFIEEEKKKTNMSHEVLNLTKELEVTKRYSRAMRPSTNGRRMVDVPLASTGVQTDIVACDVTEDTPAVFIRKSFQEENHIMSNLRLKGLKKPVERPSVLDRYPPAANEFNMRKTWMPWMKKKEGSLESSHSNAQSPRTGTMPTSQRQGQPLHIRVTSDHGSSTATLEITSPSSEDFFSNATIIPTLGQQKPRITIVPKPTKAGESVVDLERAKSPVTITTISRAKSPETSKSDRPLSPISIVTVSTSAIADVSSSQAMQDMTMGRSVFKVTPEKQTVPTPKKFSNTSIITTTEDNKIHIHLGPQFKRPLESGCSPPTITVRPLAVTTESKDVATGTVLRSPRHGTSFKTTPGKVLSSVTITPITSAPSRSTQPGTDAPPPRTAVTHIPMSKGMKTEHVVHHVKVHPR from the exons ATGAAGTCCCGGAACAGCGAGGCAGAGAACCCGACCAATGGTCAGCTTGATGCCTCTCAACCATCCAATGGTGAAGAAGATGGTGGGAACCTTCAGGGCTTGAAGAAGAAAGCTAAACCCCAGAAGGAAAAAGATGGAGAGAATGGTATCTCTGAAACGGAGAAAAGATCCCAGAAACTCTGCACGACCAGTCATCAAAAGAGGGGATTCATGGATCTTTCTCGGATGGAGCTGCTCAGATTCCTGGGGATAATGGAGGGAGAGGTTCAG GCCCGGGAGGATATTATCCACATGCTGAAGTCACAGCGCACACGTCCAGAGGCCCTGGAGGCTCACTATGGCTCAGCTGTACCGGAAAAGGCTCTCAGAGCACTGCATCGGGACGGACTGATGATCCACTCCCAGTCTTTCGGGGATGACGTCTACGAGGCGCCCATGGCAGAG CTGGACCGGCTGGAGGACAAGCACCGGGAGACATATCGTCGCATGCTGGAGCAGCTCCTGTTGGCGGAGAAGTGCCACCGCCGCACCGTCCATGAGCTCGATGGTGAAAAGCGCAAGCACACTGACTACATGAACAAGAGCGATGACTTCACCAACCTGCTGGAGCAGGAGCGGGAGAG ATTAAAGAGACTATTGGAGCAGGAGAAAGCATACCAGACCCGCAAAGACAAGGAACACAGCAAGCATCTGGAGAAGGTTCGAGAAGAGCTGGTGAAGCTGAAGTCCTTTGCCCTGATGCTAGTGGACGAACGGCAGCTGTATCTTGATCAGATAGACCAACATAGCCAGAGGATCCAAGATCTTGCTAAGCAGCTACAGGAGAAGGAGCAGAAGCTAAGTGCTGTCACCTGCAAAGCCAAAGAGGATAGCCAGAGGATCCTGAAGCTGGAAGTGGACCTGGAGTGCAAGGCGGCTAAGTTTGCCCAAGGCCACGAGGAGATGACCACCAAGTTGGGTGGCCAGGAATCCCAGAACCGGCAGATGAGACTCAAGCTTGCCAGCATGACACGCAGGATTGAAGAGCTGGAGGAGAGCAACCAGACCTTACAGAGGTCTGAAGATGAGCTCCAGGCGCTGAGGGAGAAGATTAGCAAGGGGGAGTGTGGCAACTCCAGCCTTATGACAGAGCTGGAGACCCTGCGCAAGAGGGTGCTGGAGATGGAGGGCAAGGATGAGGAGATCATAAAGACTGAGTCCCAGTGCAGAGAGTTGAGGAAGAGGCTACAGGATGAGGAGAGCCACTGCATAGAGCTGAAGCTAGAGGTGGAAAAGCTCCAGAAGAAGATGATAGAGCTGGAGAAGCTTGAGGGAGCCTTTAGCATCAGCAAGTCTGAGTGCACCCAGCTGCAAACCAgcctggagaaggagaggggccTTGTGAAAGAGCTTGTCTCTGAACTGGATTTGGTGAAGAACCATGTGAAGGAACTGGAGACCTCAGAGTCACGGCTAGAGAAAGCAGAGCTGGGCCTGAAAGATGACCTTGCCAAGCTGAAGTCATTCACGGTGATAATGGTGGATGAGAGAAAGAAGATGGCAGAGAGGATCAGGGAGGAGGAAAAGAAGGGTGATAGCCTGAACAGGATGTTCAAGACGGAACAATGCAAGGTCATGGAGGTGACAGAGAAGCTTATTGAGGAGAGCAAAAAGCTGCTCAAGCTGAAAGCGGAGATGGAGGCTAAGGTGACCTCCCTTGTTAAAGAGAAGGAGGAGCTGAAAAGCAAGTTTCGGagtgaggaagagaaatgcaAGGACCTGAGTTTGAGAGTCAGCCTGATGAAGACTAGAACTGATCATCtagaggaggcagagagggaatgGAGCAGGATGAAGAGGGAACTGGAGAAACTCACAGAAGAAGACAACAGAATCAAGGAGTTGATGCTAGAAATCGAAAGGCTGAAGAACCGCCTCAAGCAATTGGAAGTGGTGGAGGGAGACCTGATGAAGACAGAGGATGAGTATGACCTGCTGGAGAAGAAGTTCAGGACAGAGCAGGACAAGGCTAATGTCCTCTCCCAGCAGCTAGAAGAGATGAGGAGCCAGATTGCTAGGAATAAGGCTATAGAGAAGGGGGAGGCAGTGAGCCAGGAGGCGGAGCTTCGGCAGCGGTGCAAGATGGAGGAAGCAAAGATGAGGGACCTACAGGCTGAAGTCCAGGCACTCAAGGAGAAGATACACGAGCTAATGTACAAAGAGGACCAGCTCTCACAACTGCAGGTGGACTACTCTATACTTCAGCAGAGGTTCattgaggaggagaagaagaagacgaaCATGAGCCATGAGGTCCTCAATCTCACAAAAGAGCTGGAGGTTACCAAACGCTATAGCCGTGCCATGAGGCCTAGCACTAATGGACGGAGAATGGTGGATGTCCCCTTGGCATCCACTGGGGTACAGACAGACATCGTGGCCTGTGATGTAACTGAGGACACCCCTGCAGTGTTTATCAGGAAATCTTTCCAGGAGGAGAACCACATCATGAGCAACCTACGACTAAAGGGCCTTAAGAAGCCAGTGGAGAGGCCATCTGTGCTGGACCGCTACCCTCCTGCTGCTAATGAGTTCAACATGAGGAAGACATGGATGCCCTGGATGAAGAAAAAGGAGGGCAGTTTGGAGTCATCACACTCCAATGCGCAATCCCCACGGACTGGGACAATGCCCACATCTCAGAGGCAAGGGCAGCCCCTGCATATCCGAGTGACCTCAGATCACGGGTCCAGCACGGCCACCTTGGAGATCACCAGTCCCTCCTCTGAGGATTTCTTCTCTAATGCTACCATCATCCCCACATTGGGGCAGCAGAAACCACGCATAACCATCGTCCCAAAGCCCACCAAAGCCGGTGAGAGTGTGGTTGATCTGGAGAGGGCTAAGTCACCTGTCACCATAACAACTATATCCAGGGCCAAATCTCCAGAGACCTCCAAGTCTGATAGGCCTTTGTCACCCATCTCCATTGTGACAGTCAGTACATCTGCTATAGCAGATGTTTCTAGCTCCCAAGCAATGCAGGACATGACCATGGGGCGGTCTGTGTTCAAGGTGACCCCTGAGAAGCAGACAGTGCCCACACCCAAGAAGTTCTCCAATACCAGCATTATCACCACCACAGAGGATAACAAGATCCATATTCACCTAGGACCACAATTCAAGCGGCCCCTGGAGAGTGGCTGTAGCCCCCCCACCATCACTGTCAGGCCTCTTGCTGTTACAACAGAGAGCAAGGATGTTGCCACAGGTACTGTTCTGCGCTCACCACGCCATGGTACTTCTTTCAAGACCACACCAGGAAAGGTGCTGAGCAGCGTTACCATCACCCCCATCACATCTGCCCCCTCCAGGTCAACTCAG CCAGGAACAGATGCACCACCCCCACGGACCGCTGTCACTCACATCCCCATGTCGAAAGGTATGAAAACAG